A stretch of the Pedobacter sp. MC2016-14 genome encodes the following:
- a CDS encoding TonB-dependent siderophore receptor — MAQTESDLNEVVVSGTLKPVKRLESPVPVEVYTPAYFKKNPSPSIFDALQNVNGVRPQLNCNICNTGDIHINGLEGPYTMVLIDGMPIVSSLSTVYGLSGIPMSLIEQVEIVKGPASSIYGSEAVGGLINIITKKPASAPLVSADVMSTSYKELNADLSLKQRLGSKTTLLSGVNYFKFWNVVDHNHDNFTDVTLQDRISVFQKYAFQRKEGKAFSLAARYMYEDRWGGETNWNKSYRGGDQVYGESIYTRRWELLGNYQLPEWLTTKEKVMLSFSYTDHDQDSRYGTTSYIAQQRIGFVQLFWDKQLKNHDLLLGTAARYTYYDDNTPATALADKVFLPGIFVQDEIKLAPKHKLLAGFRYDYNSVHGNIVTPRFAYKWNLNDQNIIRLNAGTGFRVVNIFTEDHAALTGARDVVITDELKPEKTYNVNLNFLTKIYTPNHTFIGIEASAFYTHFNNRIIGDFDQDPNKIIYSNLDGYAVSKGLSANVDLTFASGLKLIGGFTYQDVATVEEGIKAQQILTEKISGTWAVSYKIKKAHLGIDYTGNIYGPMRLPLLGDKDPRQPYSSTWSIQNIQFTYDGFKNIEIYGGVKNLLNWTPNKGNPFIIARANDPFDKNVVYEPKAGRPAGSTEMQVAATEDNPYALTFDPNYVYGPNQNIRGFFGIRFTIK, encoded by the coding sequence ATGGCACAAACAGAAAGCGACTTAAATGAAGTGGTGGTTAGCGGCACATTAAAGCCTGTAAAACGTCTGGAAAGCCCTGTGCCTGTAGAGGTATATACGCCAGCTTATTTTAAGAAAAATCCCAGTCCATCTATTTTTGATGCGCTGCAGAATGTCAATGGCGTACGTCCACAGCTCAACTGCAATATTTGTAATACCGGAGACATTCACATTAATGGCCTGGAAGGGCCTTATACCATGGTCTTGATAGACGGAATGCCCATTGTAAGCAGCCTCTCTACCGTTTACGGTCTGTCAGGAATTCCGATGTCTTTAATAGAACAGGTAGAAATTGTTAAAGGGCCTGCTTCCTCCATATATGGGAGTGAGGCGGTTGGCGGACTCATCAACATCATCACCAAAAAGCCCGCTTCAGCTCCGTTAGTCAGTGCCGATGTCATGAGCACAAGTTATAAAGAGCTCAATGCCGACCTCTCCCTAAAGCAGCGGCTTGGCAGCAAAACAACCTTACTCAGCGGTGTCAATTACTTCAAATTCTGGAACGTTGTAGACCACAACCATGATAACTTTACAGATGTAACCCTACAAGACCGCATTTCTGTATTCCAGAAGTATGCTTTCCAGCGTAAAGAGGGGAAGGCTTTTAGTCTGGCTGCAAGGTATATGTACGAAGACCGCTGGGGCGGGGAAACCAACTGGAATAAATCTTACCGCGGAGGCGATCAGGTGTATGGCGAAAGCATTTATACCCGCCGTTGGGAGCTGTTGGGCAATTACCAGCTCCCGGAATGGCTAACCACCAAAGAAAAGGTAATGCTTTCCTTTTCCTATACAGATCATGACCAGGACAGCCGTTATGGCACTACCTCCTATATCGCACAACAACGGATCGGCTTTGTGCAGCTTTTTTGGGATAAACAGCTCAAGAACCATGATCTTTTGCTCGGTACTGCAGCCAGATATACTTATTATGACGACAATACACCTGCTACCGCATTGGCCGATAAAGTTTTTTTGCCCGGCATATTTGTTCAGGATGAAATTAAACTGGCTCCAAAACATAAACTGCTTGCCGGCTTCCGGTACGATTACAATTCTGTACACGGCAATATTGTTACGCCCCGCTTTGCTTACAAATGGAACCTCAACGATCAAAATATCATTCGCTTAAATGCGGGTACTGGCTTTAGGGTGGTCAACATCTTTACTGAAGATCATGCTGCCCTAACAGGTGCCAGGGATGTCGTAATTACGGACGAATTAAAGCCGGAGAAAACCTATAACGTAAACCTCAATTTCCTGACAAAGATTTATACCCCAAACCATACTTTTATCGGCATAGAAGCTTCAGCTTTCTACACCCATTTCAACAACCGGATCATTGGTGATTTTGATCAGGACCCAAATAAAATCATTTACAGCAACCTGGATGGTTATGCCGTTTCCAAAGGTCTAAGTGCCAATGTAGACCTTACTTTTGCCAGTGGACTAAAACTTATTGGCGGTTTTACCTATCAGGATGTGGCTACGGTTGAGGAGGGTATTAAAGCGCAGCAAATCCTTACAGAGAAAATTTCTGGCACCTGGGCCGTTTCCTATAAAATTAAAAAGGCACATTTAGGAATTGACTATACCGGAAATATTTACGGCCCCATGCGCCTGCCCCTCTTAGGCGATAAAGACCCAAGGCAGCCTTATTCCAGTACCTGGAGCATCCAGAACATCCAGTTTACCTATGATGGATTTAAAAATATAGAAATATACGGGGGAGTTAAAAACCTGCTCAACTGGACGCCAAATAAAGGAAATCCTTTTATCATTGCCCGCGCTAATGACCCTTTTGATAAAAATGTGGTATACGAGCCTAAAGCAGGGAGGCCAGCGGGCAGTACTGAGATGCAAGTTGCCGCTACAGAAGATAATCCTTATGCGCTAACATTTGATCCCAACTATGTGTATGGGCCAAATCAAAATATCCGTGGTTTTTTTGGCATTAGGTTTACCATAAAATAA
- a CDS encoding alpha/beta fold hydrolase, whose amino-acid sequence MKIAKFLLVSVFLSNITFTHAQRSKKQSPMVIEEQGSFAIGGTITTNAGTFDPFNISPAGQTFSGDHAYVFYQVPANARKYPLVMWHGIGQFSKTWETTPDGREGFQNIFLRRRFPVYLIDQPRRGNAGRSMDTASIKPVPDEQQWFGVFRVGIWPNYFDGVQFARDKETLNQYFRSMTPNLGTIDVKVTTDAAAALVNKIGPAILVTHSHSGGMGWVTAIKNQNIKAIVCYEPGSGFLFPEGEVPSPILSSAGALEAASVPLKDFLLLTKIPIVIYYGDNIPDKPSKNSGADGWRARLEMAKLWRDAVNKKGGDVTVIHLPETGLKGNTHFPFSDLNNIQIADMMSNWLKEKKLD is encoded by the coding sequence ATGAAGATAGCAAAATTCTTATTGGTTTCAGTTTTTCTTTCCAATATTACGTTTACACATGCACAGCGTTCTAAAAAGCAATCACCTATGGTCATTGAAGAACAGGGTAGTTTTGCAATAGGAGGGACCATCACTACAAACGCTGGTACGTTCGATCCCTTTAATATTTCTCCGGCAGGACAGACATTTAGCGGAGATCATGCTTATGTTTTTTATCAGGTACCTGCTAATGCCCGTAAATATCCCCTAGTCATGTGGCATGGTATTGGTCAATTTTCTAAAACCTGGGAGACTACTCCTGACGGACGAGAGGGTTTTCAAAACATCTTTTTGCGCAGAAGATTTCCCGTTTATTTGATAGATCAGCCAAGGAGGGGCAATGCAGGTAGAAGTATGGATACAGCTTCAATTAAACCAGTTCCAGATGAACAGCAATGGTTTGGTGTTTTTCGTGTGGGAATATGGCCCAACTATTTTGATGGTGTCCAATTTGCACGCGATAAGGAAACACTTAATCAATACTTTCGTTCCATGACGCCAAATTTAGGAACAATTGATGTAAAAGTTACTACTGATGCCGCTGCTGCACTTGTTAATAAAATTGGTCCTGCAATTCTTGTTACGCATTCCCATTCTGGAGGTATGGGTTGGGTTACCGCAATTAAAAATCAAAATATAAAAGCAATTGTGTGTTATGAGCCAGGAAGTGGGTTTTTGTTTCCTGAAGGCGAGGTTCCTTCGCCAATACTAAGTTCAGCAGGAGCACTGGAGGCTGCAAGTGTGCCTTTAAAGGATTTTCTGCTATTAACTAAAATTCCCATTGTAATTTATTACGGAGATAATATTCCGGATAAGCCATCAAAAAACTCAGGTGCAGACGGTTGGCGGGCACGTTTGGAGATGGCAAAATTATGGCGGGATGCCGTAAATAAAAAGGGAGGGGATGTTACAGTGATTCACCTTCCTGAAACAGGACTCAAAGGGAATACGCATTTCCCTTTTTCAGATTTAAATAATATTCAAATAGCCGATATGATGTCCAATTGGCTGAAAGAGAAGAAGCTTGATTAA
- a CDS encoding putative sensor domain DACNV-containing protein, with the protein MFYQSTYQAARIVAPQVEAIFARHLAAAQESGEEDLAPLPVAKLVENIIDATFWASLRKEEGHSPKISLAFLPPQQAGNPLLFKQRMPLNPATLTKIAPGVERAGIHIGIWHEDDQLYIWGTTLSIPNFCFVLDVSEPGLLVIKHRRIYGFGKFTNIAVLKGEQIKIVDVATINQPDVPPILLSLLDLTAPSYWNDSINVLIQLAVSMRAHQRGGTLLVVPCESGKSSWLQSIIKPIQYSVQPSFNGLAKLLSQDRKEASQIFWQTALRREVDHLAGLTAVDGATIVSDKYELMAFGAKIGRAKGKDMVEELAFSEPILGGEAVIMHAAKVGGTRHLSAAQFISDQRDAIALVASQDGHFTIYTWSELQNRIQAHRIDTLLL; encoded by the coding sequence ATGTTTTACCAATCAACCTATCAGGCTGCCCGCATTGTGGCCCCTCAAGTAGAAGCAATTTTTGCCCGGCACCTGGCTGCGGCACAGGAAAGCGGTGAAGAAGATCTGGCTCCTTTACCTGTTGCTAAATTGGTTGAAAACATTATTGACGCTACTTTTTGGGCCAGTTTACGCAAAGAGGAGGGGCATTCACCTAAAATTTCCCTGGCCTTTTTGCCTCCGCAACAAGCTGGTAATCCTTTGTTGTTTAAGCAGCGTATGCCATTAAACCCGGCAACCTTAACCAAAATTGCACCGGGGGTAGAACGCGCCGGCATCCATATTGGCATCTGGCATGAAGATGATCAGCTGTACATTTGGGGTACTACCCTAAGCATCCCTAATTTTTGTTTCGTACTGGATGTTTCAGAGCCCGGTCTGCTGGTGATCAAACACAGGCGGATTTATGGTTTCGGTAAGTTTACCAATATCGCTGTCCTCAAAGGCGAACAGATTAAAATTGTAGATGTAGCCACCATCAACCAACCCGATGTGCCACCAATTTTATTGTCCCTGCTAGACCTTACTGCTCCTTCTTATTGGAATGACTCTATAAATGTACTCATTCAACTTGCGGTTTCCATGCGTGCACATCAGCGGGGAGGTACATTATTGGTAGTCCCTTGCGAAAGCGGTAAAAGTTCATGGTTACAATCTATCATAAAACCCATTCAGTACAGTGTACAGCCTTCCTTCAATGGATTGGCTAAGTTACTGAGTCAGGATAGGAAGGAGGCTAGTCAGATTTTCTGGCAGACGGCATTGAGGCGCGAAGTGGATCATTTGGCTGGCTTAACAGCAGTAGATGGTGCAACCATTGTGAGCGATAAATATGAGTTGATGGCCTTCGGCGCTAAAATTGGACGGGCCAAAGGAAAAGATATGGTAGAAGAACTGGCTTTCAGCGAACCTATTTTAGGTGGCGAGGCTGTAATTATGCATGCCGCTAAAGTTGGTGGTACCCGGCATTTGTCTGCCGCACAGTTTATCAGTGATCAAAGGGATGCCATTGCATTGGTAGCTTCTCAGGATGGTCATTTTACCATTTATACCTGGTCTGAATTACAAAATAGAATTCAGGCACACCGTATCGATACACTTTTGTTGTAA
- a CDS encoding carboxypeptidase regulatory-like domain-containing protein, translating to MKYLKFVSTLFLLSICLSFSAFSQQDTTILNNIITKTKRLAELYPIEKVYLHFDKPYYTVADTIWFKAYLTAEQNLPSNVSKVVYVDVINSKDSLVQSLKFPVKNSVAYGNLPIDPVNFKQGNYYIKAYTLWMLNFNQDYFFTKTIPIGQAIDKELFTHYTYTTTMTEKGQVINARIQYKNIDKKPYANKTVNWRIESGYDIIGKGRGTTDANGVLNVTFSPKKNEQITSGNLITDINTADKNIASASFAIKPKAGDNDFQFFPEGGELLKGIPTQIAFKALTPKGLGIDLTGTVTDGEGNQITTFTSSHLGMGAFFLNAENGKSYKANVKFKDGTSKTFDLPKAAESGISVQVNNTSAEDIGLKIVANDAYFAANKSKTHFIVAQSGNIIYYAAQTALQNQVTATKIPKNKFPSGIVQITLFNTAGEPVSERLAFVLQPQAMNVNIQTDLPSYKPRQKVKMTVSAIAGAQKIAGDFSVAVTDDQKVPIAEDAETTIVSSLLLSSDLQGYLEKPNYYFNKTNDKKLADLDILMLTQGYRRFTYKEVLAGQYPKVSYMPEQGMNITGTLRDRTGMPVRKAPLRLTIPGRTYSAEALTSPSGIFNFQNLNFPDSSQVVISAKYGSNGSNLMIMVDPEPAPVISGNVNVPDEVQNIDSAMSSYLNNSAKQYSYLRQLKEVVIKAAPVKKVSHSDYSALSGLSMIADRTIDGTQLTGYNDLLTALKMMATGLTYDENERQFYVTRDYNAGKKIPVGIFLAGSPVDLFSISGVNMNEIESIEVFLKDDLGTVNRMYNTNGVISINMKVVKKVKMSIEDLKKLLPQNNIVTINPKGYSKQREFYSPRYVNAPATYTNKDLRTTIFWNPRVTTDLLTGTTSFEFYNAADRGTFRAVVEGLDKNGNPARFVYKYTVK from the coding sequence ATGAAGTACTTAAAATTTGTATCTACCCTTTTCCTGCTTTCTATATGCCTTAGTTTTAGCGCATTTTCTCAGCAAGACACTACGATTTTAAACAACATCATTACCAAGACTAAACGATTGGCAGAGTTATACCCAATTGAAAAAGTATATCTTCATTTTGATAAACCGTATTATACTGTAGCAGACACCATTTGGTTTAAGGCCTACCTTACCGCCGAGCAAAACCTGCCATCTAATGTAAGTAAGGTAGTTTATGTTGATGTGATCAACAGCAAAGACTCTTTGGTGCAATCGCTAAAATTCCCGGTAAAAAACAGCGTTGCCTATGGTAATTTACCCATAGACCCTGTAAACTTTAAACAGGGAAACTATTACATTAAAGCCTACACACTTTGGATGCTGAACTTTAACCAGGATTACTTTTTTACCAAAACCATTCCGATTGGCCAGGCGATAGATAAAGAGCTGTTTACCCATTATACATACACCACTACCATGACTGAAAAGGGCCAGGTGATTAATGCCCGCATCCAGTACAAAAACATAGACAAAAAACCTTATGCCAATAAAACCGTAAACTGGAGAATAGAATCGGGATACGACATTATAGGCAAAGGAAGAGGAACTACAGATGCTAACGGGGTATTGAATGTTACTTTTAGTCCTAAAAAGAACGAGCAAATTACCTCGGGTAACCTGATCACGGATATTAATACCGCAGATAAGAATATAGCCTCGGCAAGTTTTGCCATTAAGCCTAAAGCAGGCGACAATGACTTTCAGTTTTTCCCGGAGGGGGGCGAACTGCTGAAAGGCATTCCTACACAAATTGCATTTAAGGCGCTAACACCTAAAGGCCTTGGTATAGACCTGACGGGAACGGTTACGGATGGAGAGGGCAATCAAATTACCACATTTACCTCCAGCCACCTGGGCATGGGTGCCTTTTTCCTGAATGCGGAAAACGGAAAAAGCTACAAAGCCAATGTAAAATTTAAGGATGGTACCAGTAAAACTTTTGATTTACCGAAAGCAGCCGAGAGCGGCATCAGTGTGCAGGTAAACAACACCAGCGCAGAAGACATTGGCCTTAAAATAGTAGCCAACGACGCTTATTTTGCTGCCAATAAAAGTAAAACGCATTTTATCGTTGCACAGAGTGGCAACATTATCTATTACGCCGCTCAGACTGCTTTGCAGAACCAGGTAACAGCGACAAAAATTCCAAAGAATAAATTCCCCTCAGGAATTGTACAAATTACCCTTTTTAACACCGCAGGTGAGCCGGTAAGTGAGCGCCTGGCGTTTGTGTTACAACCGCAAGCCATGAATGTTAACATTCAAACTGATTTACCAAGCTATAAGCCGCGTCAGAAAGTTAAAATGACGGTTTCGGCAATAGCCGGGGCGCAGAAAATAGCCGGAGATTTTTCGGTGGCTGTAACGGATGACCAGAAAGTGCCCATAGCTGAAGATGCTGAAACTACAATTGTGAGCTCATTATTACTGAGTTCTGATTTGCAGGGCTACCTGGAAAAACCGAATTACTACTTCAATAAAACCAATGATAAAAAACTGGCCGACCTGGACATCTTGATGCTGACACAGGGATACCGCCGTTTTACTTATAAAGAGGTACTTGCCGGGCAATATCCTAAAGTGAGTTACATGCCGGAACAAGGCATGAATATTACAGGGACATTGCGCGACCGCACAGGAATGCCGGTTAGAAAGGCACCGCTGCGCCTGACCATCCCTGGTAGAACCTACTCTGCGGAAGCCCTAACCAGTCCGTCAGGGATTTTCAATTTCCAAAACTTAAATTTTCCTGACTCTTCTCAGGTGGTGATTAGCGCTAAATATGGTTCTAACGGGAGCAACTTGATGATTATGGTGGATCCTGAGCCTGCACCTGTTATTTCTGGAAATGTGAACGTACCGGACGAGGTGCAAAACATAGACAGTGCGATGTCGAGCTACCTCAACAATAGCGCTAAACAATACAGCTACCTGCGCCAATTGAAAGAGGTGGTCATTAAAGCCGCCCCTGTAAAAAAAGTAAGCCACTCTGATTATTCGGCCCTATCTGGTTTAAGTATGATTGCAGACCGTACCATTGATGGCACACAGCTAACAGGTTATAACGATTTGTTAACGGCCTTAAAAATGATGGCAACAGGCTTGACCTATGATGAGAATGAACGCCAGTTTTATGTTACCCGCGATTACAATGCAGGGAAGAAAATACCTGTAGGTATATTTTTAGCCGGCTCGCCAGTTGACCTTTTTTCTATTTCTGGTGTAAACATGAATGAAATTGAATCTATTGAGGTGTTTTTAAAAGATGACCTTGGTACTGTAAACCGCATGTACAATACCAATGGGGTAATCTCCATTAACATGAAAGTAGTTAAGAAGGTAAAAATGAGTATAGAAGACCTGAAAAAACTACTGCCACAAAATAATATTGTAACCATTAATCCGAAAGGGTACAGCAAGCAACGCGAATTTTATTCGCCACGGTACGTAAATGCACCTGCTACTTACACCAACAAAGATTTACGGACCACCATTTTCTGGAACCCAAGGGTAACTACTGATTTGCTTACCGGAACGACAAGCTTTGAGTTTTACAATGCCGCAGACAGGGGCACTTTCAGAGCAGTTGTTGAAGGCTTAGACAAAAATGGAAATCCTGCACGTTTTGTTTATAAGTACACTGTTAAATAG
- a CDS encoding alpha/beta hydrolase: protein MKKIKLVLIVILMAASGLSGAQTKLKNPFGLVYGNAITENITGKVNIYPVTYKLNGINIAANVYTPAGYNAAQKYPAVVVAHPNGGIKEQTAGLYAQGLAGLGYITIVADAAYQGASGGEPRHTDKPFYRTEDIRGMADFISQYAGVDAGRLGVLGICGGGGYTLKAAQSDKRFKAVATLSMFNSGEVRRNGFQNAQMSTIQERLKKASDARAQEAAGGKITYAGVASITDEEIEKIPTDLYREGYQYYYRSHAHPNSTFLYTMSSMLDLMTWDAAERMDLINQPLLMMAGSKADTKYMTDEAFPKATNAKSKELFIIDGATHIQSYWKPEYVNVALAKLNTFFNKNL, encoded by the coding sequence ATGAAGAAGATAAAATTGGTTCTAATCGTAATATTGATGGCTGCAAGTGGCCTGTCTGGCGCTCAAACAAAGTTAAAAAATCCCTTTGGTCTGGTGTATGGTAATGCCATTACAGAAAATATAACGGGAAAAGTGAATATTTATCCTGTAACATATAAATTAAACGGGATTAATATTGCAGCCAATGTTTATACACCTGCAGGTTATAATGCTGCTCAAAAATATCCGGCGGTAGTGGTTGCCCACCCTAATGGGGGTATTAAAGAGCAGACTGCCGGACTATATGCACAGGGCCTGGCAGGTTTGGGATATATCACTATAGTTGCAGATGCTGCATATCAGGGTGCAAGTGGGGGCGAGCCGCGCCATACAGATAAACCCTTTTACAGAACTGAAGATATACGTGGCATGGCCGACTTTATAAGCCAATATGCAGGAGTTGATGCTGGCCGTCTCGGTGTGTTAGGTATTTGTGGCGGCGGTGGTTATACTTTGAAAGCGGCCCAATCGGATAAGCGGTTCAAAGCTGTGGCCACCCTAAGTATGTTCAATTCAGGTGAGGTAAGGCGTAATGGCTTTCAAAATGCTCAAATGTCTACCATCCAGGAACGTTTAAAAAAAGCTTCAGATGCCCGGGCTCAGGAAGCCGCTGGTGGTAAAATTACCTATGCAGGCGTGGCCAGCATCACCGATGAAGAAATTGAAAAAATCCCTACTGATTTATACCGTGAAGGATACCAGTATTATTACAGAAGCCACGCACATCCAAATTCTACCTTTCTGTATACCATGAGCAGTATGCTCGATTTGATGACCTGGGACGCCGCTGAGCGAATGGATCTAATCAACCAGCCGCTCCTTATGATGGCTGGAAGTAAAGCCGATACGAAATATATGACTGACGAAGCCTTCCCAAAAGCTACTAATGCCAAAAGTAAAGAGCTTTTTATCATTGATGGTGCTACCCATATACAAAGCTATTGGAAGCCAGAGTACGTCAATGTTGCCCTGGCCAAATTGAATACTTTCTTTAATAAAAATCTGTAA
- a CDS encoding cupin domain-containing protein → MKEAKLFKRMHMVFAIAIMGLYSCSTSKAIFPKGEKVANDNFTGRVWLNYLLQTDTVHNVNIGSVTFEPGARTNWHFHKGGQILLVSEGKGLYQEKGKPVEVIKKGDVLKCPPNIAHWHGASPTEAMTHVAIGTNTNIGGAVWLKPVTDEEYFGKH, encoded by the coding sequence ATGAAAGAAGCAAAATTATTCAAACGTATGCATATGGTTTTTGCCATTGCAATAATGGGATTGTATTCATGCAGTACAAGCAAAGCAATATTTCCTAAGGGAGAGAAAGTTGCAAATGATAATTTTACCGGAAGGGTTTGGCTCAATTATCTGCTGCAAACCGATACCGTTCATAATGTAAACATCGGTTCTGTGACTTTTGAACCCGGAGCCAGAACCAACTGGCATTTTCACAAAGGTGGCCAAATCCTGTTGGTATCAGAAGGTAAGGGCCTTTATCAGGAAAAAGGAAAACCTGTAGAGGTTATCAAAAAGGGTGATGTACTGAAGTGTCCCCCTAATATAGCGCATTGGCATGGTGCCTCACCTACAGAAGCAATGACCCATGTAGCTATCGGTACTAACACCAATATCGGAGGGGCTGTATGGCTAAAGCCTGTTACAGATGAAGAATACTTCGGTAAGCATTAG
- a CDS encoding AraC family transcriptional regulator gives MEQLYNFDTISEYNAFNNHETLHPLVSIVDFSKANRRTGSRMTFGLYCIFLKEVHCGDLKYGCNYYDYEKGTLVFISPGQVIDVENKVDYYQPMGHGLVFHPDLIKGTPLAKLLNEYSFFSYNTNEALHLSPKERKIVFDCFSKIKEEISQSVDKHSKKLIASNIELFLNYCERFYDRQFITREHVNKGILEKFEEQLNDYFYSEKPYNIGLPSVAYFAEVLHLSPNYFGDLIKKETGKSAQDYIQNKIIDIAKNKIYGGEKTINEIAYELGFKYPQHFTRLFKNRVGFTPNEYRHLN, from the coding sequence ATGGAACAGTTATATAATTTTGATACAATTAGTGAGTACAATGCTTTCAATAATCATGAAACATTACATCCTCTGGTTAGTATTGTAGATTTCTCAAAGGCCAATAGGAGAACTGGTTCCCGAATGACATTTGGGCTGTACTGTATTTTCCTAAAAGAAGTGCATTGTGGCGATTTGAAGTATGGATGCAATTATTACGACTATGAAAAAGGCACGCTGGTTTTTATTTCTCCCGGACAGGTTATTGATGTAGAAAATAAGGTGGATTATTATCAGCCGATGGGGCATGGCCTGGTTTTTCATCCAGACTTAATAAAGGGTACCCCACTGGCGAAACTGCTAAACGAATATAGCTTTTTTAGTTACAACACCAATGAAGCGTTGCATTTATCTCCGAAAGAGAGAAAGATCGTATTCGATTGTTTTTCTAAGATTAAAGAAGAGATAAGCCAGTCTGTAGATAAGCATAGCAAAAAACTGATTGCTTCCAATATTGAACTATTCCTCAATTATTGTGAGCGGTTCTATGACCGCCAGTTTATTACACGTGAGCACGTAAACAAGGGAATATTGGAAAAATTTGAAGAACAGCTCAACGATTATTTTTATTCAGAAAAACCCTATAATATTGGTTTGCCTTCAGTTGCTTATTTTGCTGAAGTATTGCATCTGTCTCCAAATTATTTTGGGGACCTCATCAAGAAAGAAACCGGAAAATCTGCGCAAGATTACATTCAGAACAAAATAATAGACATTGCCAAGAATAAAATTTATGGTGGAGAGAAGACTATAAATGAGATTGCCTATGAACTTGGATTTAAATATCCGCAGCACTTTACCCGTCTGTTTAAAAATCGTGTAGGCTTTACACCTAATGAGTACAGGCATTTGAATTAA
- a CDS encoding aldo/keto reductase, with amino-acid sequence MKTRKLGSGGLEVSALGLGCMGLTFGYGTATPENEAITLIRTAYESGITFFDTAEAYSQGGNEVLLGKAVKPFRDKVVIATKFGFTDGDASKGQDSRPERIRQVAENSLRFLGTDYIDLFYQHRVDTNVPIEEVAGTIQDLINEGKIKHWGLSEAGADTIRRAHAVTPVAALQSEYSMFFRDAEKEIIPLLEELEIGFVPFSPLGKGFLTGAINEQTKFDPTDFRNIVPRFSEENRKANQALVDLLQAIAAEKGATPAQIALAWLLYQKPFIAPIPGTTKLHRLQENIGGASLELSANDLNEIKQSLDTIEIVGARYPEHLMNRVGK; translated from the coding sequence ATGAAAACAAGGAAATTAGGCAGCGGCGGTTTGGAAGTATCCGCCCTGGGTTTAGGTTGCATGGGTTTAACCTTTGGTTACGGAACTGCAACGCCTGAAAATGAAGCCATAACATTAATCAGAACAGCATACGAATCTGGCATTACTTTTTTTGATACTGCCGAGGCCTATAGCCAGGGTGGTAATGAAGTTCTCCTTGGAAAAGCAGTTAAGCCTTTTAGAGATAAAGTAGTTATTGCAACAAAATTTGGTTTTACAGATGGCGATGCTTCTAAAGGTCAGGACAGTCGCCCGGAAAGAATTCGCCAGGTTGCAGAAAATTCATTAAGATTTTTGGGTACCGATTATATCGATCTTTTTTATCAGCACCGAGTAGATACAAATGTGCCTATTGAAGAGGTTGCCGGAACCATTCAGGATTTGATCAATGAAGGAAAAATCAAACACTGGGGACTATCAGAAGCCGGGGCAGATACCATCCGTAGGGCCCATGCCGTAACACCTGTTGCCGCATTGCAAAGTGAGTATTCCATGTTTTTCCGTGATGCTGAAAAGGAAATTATTCCATTGTTGGAAGAACTGGAGATTGGTTTTGTACCTTTTAGTCCCTTAGGTAAAGGTTTTTTAACCGGAGCAATTAACGAGCAAACCAAATTCGACCCAACAGATTTCAGGAATATCGTGCCCAGGTTTTCAGAAGAAAATAGAAAAGCCAATCAGGCATTGGTTGATTTATTGCAAGCTATTGCCGCTGAAAAGGGCGCTACACCAGCTCAAATTGCACTGGCATGGTTGCTGTACCAAAAACCTTTTATCGCTCCTATTCCAGGAACAACCAAATTGCATCGTTTGCAGGAGAATATAGGAGGTGCATCCCTTGAACTGTCTGCAAATGATCTTAATGAAATCAAGCAGTCATTAGATACGATCGAAATTGTTGGTGCCAGGTATCCGGAACATTTGATGAATAGGGTAGGTAAATAA